The sequence GCCGCCGCCATCCTTTTCGAACTCCCCACGGAACAATCATCCAATCTCCTGCGCGAACTCCACGAGGACGATGCGGAGGAAATCATCGCCGGGATCGCGGATCCGGGGATCAGGAGGAGCTTTAGGAAGCGCCTCGAGTATGAGGACGGCTGCGCGGGATCGCTGATGCGCGGCAGGCCGGTGACCTTTCGCGAGAGCTGCAGCGTCGGGGAAGTGCTCCAGGATCTCGGTGAGCACGCGGAGGATTACTCTGACCGGGATGTGCAATACCTGTACGTCGTGGATGCGGGCGGAGTCCTCATCGGTGTGCTGCGTCTCCGGGACCTTGTGCTTTCCCTTCGCAACATCACGGTGCGCGAACTCATGATCCCGGATCCCCTGACCGTGGTCGACACCATGCCGCTGGAGGACCTTGCGGAGGTTTTCGAGAGGAAACCATACTTCGGGCTGCCTGTGGTCGATGCCGGGGGACACATCCTCGGGGTCGTCCCGAGGGATGCGGTCAGGCATGAGACGGCGGAAGACCAGGCGGAAATGTTCCTTCAGGCCAGCGGTATCGTCAACGGGGAGGAACTCCGCTCCATGCCGATCCGGGACCGCTGCATCAAGCGCCTCGCCTGGCTCGGGCCCAACATCGTGCTGAACATCGCCGCGGCCTCCGTGATCGCCGCGAACGAGGCGACCTTGCAGGAGGTCATCGCACTGGCCGTTTTCCTGCCCATCGTTTCCGACATGTCCGGCTGTTCCGGGAACCAGGCGGTAGCCGTCTCCATCCGTGAGCTCACGCTCGGAATCCTCCGTCCCGGAGATTACTGGCGGGTGGTCATCAAGGAAGGCGCGGTCGGCATCATCAACGGCATTGTGCTCGGCTTTGTGCTCGGCTCCATCGCCACTCTCTGGAAAGGCAACGTCTATCTCGGCCTGACCGTCTTCATCGCGCTCTGCCTCAACACCATCCTCTCAGTTCTACTCGGCGGACTCGTCCCTCTTTTCCTCAAGCGCCTCAAGGTCGATCCCGCGCTCGCCTCCGGCCCCATACTCACCACCTGCACGGACATGTGCGGTTTCCTGCTGGTGCTGTCCATCGCCTCCGCGATGATCTCCAAGCTGTCCGGCATCTGAGTTCAGCCCGAGCGGCGGTCGAAGTGAAATGGCTGCGGTTGGGAGATCTTGATTTTCACGAAATCGGGATGCCGCACATTGACCATCAGGATGCGCTCTTCGGGAATGATCGCGCTTGGCAGCAGGATGGCCGCACTCGCACTTCGCTCCAACCAGCCAGCACCGAAGTTGCGGGATGGCGATGGTGATTCGAGATCATCCCAGCCAGCTGGCAGGTTTCGCGGAGTGGCGGAATCGGTGATTTCCCCGGGCACATCCACCGTGATGACAACCCATGGCAAGCGCACGGCATCCCACCCTGCATGGACGAGGATTTCCAGCGCTGCAAGCGCCCTCGATTCGGTTAGATATGCGGCGGGAACCCCTTGCGGGTTCCAGCGTCCACCCATCTTCCTGGCGGCCTCGCCGTCCATCGCGGTGGCGGCGCGGTGCTTGCCAACGATCCGGTAGAAAACGGCCATGTCAGTTTGGCACCCCGTTCTCAATCCTCCAGATCAGCGCCTCCACTTCCCGCGCCCCGATCTCCGTATCCGCATAATCGAGCGGGTTCTCGTAATTGAAGGCCATCTCCGGACTATTGAGCCAACGGGCGGCTGTTTCCTGATTTCGATGGAAATCCCTGACCGTCCTGAAAACCCTGGCGTAGCGCACAAGCCGATCCGATTCCGCACGATCCAGGAAACCCGTGTTCTTCCGGCGGTGCAAGGTGGCGCGGGACATCCCCAGCAACGCGCCCATCTTCTCCTCCGTAACCCCGGGGATTTCCTGCATCGCGTGGAACTCATCGAAAGACAGCCCCTCGCGCACCTTGTTCACCACATAGGCTGACTCAGGCTCTCGGAGAATGCGGTTCCCTGCAAATTCCCCATCTGCTCCAGCATGCTGATGCCCATCCATTTTCTGGACCCGATACGCTGCCTTCTTTCGTTTCGTTTGTGACAAAAATTTGCATCACATGAGATAAACCAAGCATTTTTGCCAAACAAAAAAGCCAGCCGTGTTCCAACGGCTGGCTTTTGGATTCGTTTCGGATAAAACCGATCAATAACGGTAATGATCCGCCTTGAACGGGCCGTCCGGGGAAAGTCCGATGTAGTCGGCCTGTGCCTGGGTGAGCCGGGTCAGCTTCGCCCCGATCTTCGCGAGGTGGAGGCGTGCA comes from Akkermansiaceae bacterium and encodes:
- a CDS encoding DUF2384 domain-containing protein, producing MNKVREGLSFDEFHAMQEIPGVTEEKMGALLGMSRATLHRRKNTGFLDRAESDRLVRYARVFRTVRDFHRNQETAARWLNSPEMAFNYENPLDYADTEIGAREVEALIWRIENGVPN
- the mgtE gene encoding magnesium transporter; this encodes MPETVQEDREYIAKALEALSAAISARDGIRALGAIKTLDWEDQRRAVSRLSAERAETLIQILGAEDAAKLLSHLTEAQAVEIIEGLAAEEAAAILFELPTEQSSNLLRELHEDDAEEIIAGIADPGIRRSFRKRLEYEDGCAGSLMRGRPVTFRESCSVGEVLQDLGEHAEDYSDRDVQYLYVVDAGGVLIGVLRLRDLVLSLRNITVRELMIPDPLTVVDTMPLEDLAEVFERKPYFGLPVVDAGGHILGVVPRDAVRHETAEDQAEMFLQASGIVNGEELRSMPIRDRCIKRLAWLGPNIVLNIAAASVIAANEATLQEVIALAVFLPIVSDMSGCSGNQAVAVSIRELTLGILRPGDYWRVVIKEGAVGIINGIVLGFVLGSIATLWKGNVYLGLTVFIALCLNTILSVLLGGLVPLFLKRLKVDPALASGPILTTCTDMCGFLLVLSIASAMISKLSGI
- a CDS encoding RES domain-containing protein, which encodes MAVFYRIVGKHRAATAMDGEAARKMGGRWNPQGVPAAYLTESRALAALEILVHAGWDAVRLPWVVITVDVPGEITDSATPRNLPAGWDDLESPSPSRNFGAGWLERSASAAILLPSAIIPEERILMVNVRHPDFVKIKISQPQPFHFDRRSG